One window of the Epinephelus moara isolate mb chromosome 22, YSFRI_EMoa_1.0, whole genome shotgun sequence genome contains the following:
- the vamp1a gene encoding vesicle associated membrane protein 1a, which translates to MSTPEAGTPGAPEGEGGPPAPAPNLTSNRRLQQTQAQVDEVVDIMRVNVDKVLERDQKLSELDDRADALQAGASQFESSAAKLKNKYWWKNCKMMIIMAVVGVICFGVIFLYFFY; encoded by the exons AT gtccACTCCAGAAGCAGGTACTCCCGGGGCCCCAGAGGGGGAGGGGGGCCCTCCGGCTCCAGCCCCGAACCTCACCAGCAACAGACGACTGCAGCAGACACAAGCACAGGTGGACGAG GTGGTGGACATCATGCGTGTGAATGTGGACAAAGTCCTGGAGAGAGATCAGAAGCTGTCGGAGCTGGACGACCGAGCCGACGCCCTACAGGCCGGAGCCTCGCAGTTTGAGAGCAGCGCCGCCAAACTCAAGAACAAGTACTGGTGGAAAAACTGCAAG aTGATGATCATCATGGCAGTTGTAGGTGTTATATGTTTTGGAGTCATCTTCT TGTATTTCTTCTACTGA